ACCAGGTTGGGGCAGTCGGCTGCTTTAAGGCGGGCCTGCCGAATCATTGCTAATAACGTCTCGTCAAACGATTGAGTGTCAAGACTCCGACCGCGTGGCGCTGACCTGTTGGCCCGTGATCGAAGATCGCGTGTAGGTCAGGTGACTGTGTGAGCCCAGCCGGGGGCGTCACCGGCAGGCTCACTTCCAGGCCGCTGGTTCGTGTTTTCCGCAGTGTGGATTAGGATATCTGAGGATGGCGATGTCTGAGACCTTCAGCGATGTCTGAGACCTTCCGAGGCCAGGATAGTGCGATTGCCGTTATCGGTGTGTCGTGCCGTCTACCACGCGCCGCTGGTCCGGCAGCATTCTGGACCCTGTTACGCGATGGGCTGGACGCGATCTCATCCACTCCTGCTGATCGCTGGGGCGTCACTCCGTCCGACCCGGGCAATCCGTCCCTGGGTACAGGGTATGGGGGCTACCTTGACGGGGTTGACCAGTTCGATGCTGGGTTTTTCGGGATTTCGCCACGGGAAGCTGCCGCCGTTGACCCGCAGCAGCGACTGACGCTTGAGCTGAGCTGGGAGGCGCTTGAGGACGCTGGCGTCGTGCCGGAGCGAATTAGGGGCACCCGCGTCGGGGTGTTCATTGGTGCGAATAAGGATGACTACGCAACCCTGTTGCGCCGGTACGGTTTGGAGGCAATCACTGAGCACAGCAACACCGGCCTGCAGCGTGGCATGATCGCCAACCGGGTGTCGTATACGCTCGGGTTGACGGGACCGAGCATCACCGTCGATACCGCCCAGTCGTCGTCGCTAGTCGCCATTCACCTCGCCTGTGACAGCCTGCGTCGCGGCGAGTGTTCCAGCGCAATTGTCGGCGGCGTTATTCTCAATCTCAGCTCAGAGGCTGCCGTTGAGTTGTCGAGGTTCGGGGCGCTGTCGCCGGATGGCCGCTGTTTCACGTTTGATGCCCGAGCCAACGGGTTCGTGCGAGGCGAGGGCGGTGCAGTAGTTGTACTGAAACCGTTACGGCAGGCATTGGCCGACGGTGACCACGTGTATTGCATCATTCGCGGCAGCGCTGTCAACCACGATGGGATAAGCGAAGGTCTGACGGTTCCTAGTGCCTCCGCGCAGGAGGAGGTCATTCGGTTCGCGCATGAACGCGCAGGCGTACAAGCAGCAGACATTCAGTATGTCGAGTTGCACGGCACTGGCACGAAGGTTGGTGATCCGATCGAGGCGGCCGCGCTGGGCGCGGCCGTTGGCAGGCCCCGCCGTGCTTACGGTCCACTGCGGGTGGGATCGGTTAAGACGAACATTGGCCATCTTGAGTGTGCCGCGGGCATCGCCGGATTACTCAAGGTGATCTTGGCTATCTACCATCGCCAGATTCCAGCCAGCTTGAACTTCCGGCAGGCGAGTCCGTGGGTTCGGCTGGAGGAACAGAACCTACAGGTTCAGACGCAGACCGCTGGATGGCCGGATCCCAGCCGGCCGCTGGTTGCGGGCGTTAGCTCGTTTGGCATGGGCGGCACCAACTGCCACGTCGTCGTAAGCGAGGTCGCCGACGTTGAGGTTGTTGAGAGTGTCAGGCTCGGCGGGCCGATGGGGTCGGCGCCGTTGGCACTGTCGCTGTCGGCGAGAACGGCCCGTGCGTTGGGTGAGCAGGCGATGAGGCTACGGGCGTTCGCGACCGAGCAGCCGGAGATCTCGGCCCGGGATGTGGCCTGGACTCTGGCCACCGCCCGGTCGGTGTTTGCGCATCGGGCGGTGGTGGTGGCCGAGGATTTGGACGGGTTCCTGGCCGGGTTGCAGGATCTGGCCGGGTTGCAGGATCCGGCCGGGTTGCAGGATCTGGACGCCTCGCCGGTGGTGGTGCGTGGTGTCGCGGCGGGTGCGGGTAGCGCGACGGGTCCGGTGTTTGTGTTTCCGGGTCAGGGAGCGCAGTGGGTGGGCATGGGTGTGGCGTTGTGGGATGCCGAGCCGGTGTTCGCGCAGGCGATGACCCGGTGCGCGCAGGCGTTGGCGCCGTTTGTGGACTGGTCGTTGCGGGAGGCGTTGGCGGATACCGCGTTGCTGGACCGGGTGGATGTGCTGCAGCCGGTGTCGTGGGCGGTGATGGTGTCGCTGGCCGAGTTGTGGCGTTCGGTGGGAGTGACGCCGGCGGCGGTGGTGGGACACAGCCAGGGAGAGATCGCCGCGGCGTGTGTGGCCGGTGGCCTGTCCTTGGCCGACGGGGCCCGGGTGGTGGCGTTGCGCAGCCGGGCGATCGTAGCCCTGTCCGGGTCGGGGGGCATGGTGTCGGTGCCCGCACCGTTGCATGAGGTGCAACGGCTGATCACCGGGTGGGGTGAGGACCTGTCGGTCGCGGCGGTCAACGGCCCGGCGCAGGTGGTGATATCCGGAACCACGAGCGCGTGTGAGGAATTCGTCCAGGCGTACACGCAGCGGGGAGTCCGGCGCATCGCGGTGGACTACGCCTCGCATTCGCCGCAGGTACAGGCGATCCAGGACCGGTTGCGCACAGACCTGGCCGACCTGCAACCCCACAGCGGGCAGGTGCCGTTCTACTCGACCCTGCAAGCGGCGCAGGTCGACACCGCCAGCCTCGACGGCGACTACTGGTACCGCAACCTGCGACACACCGTCCGGTTCGCCGAGGTGATCCAGACACTGACCGAAGCCGGCCACCAGACGTTCGTGGAAATCAGCCCACACCCGGTACTGACCATGGCGGTCGAACAGGCCGGCGAGCACCTGGTAGTGACCGGCACTCTCCGCCGTGACGACGGCGGACGTGACCGCTGGCTACGCTCGATGGCCACCCTGCACGTGGCCGGCATCAACATCGACTGGACCCCCGACCTTCGCCGGTGACTTGCCCCGACGCGTGCCGCTGCCAACATACCCGTTCCAGCGCCAGCGCCACTGGCTCCCGGACACGCTGGCCGAGCTCCCTGGCCGCAGTATCGCCCCGATCGACCAGTCCCAGGACGCGGTCGAGCGGCATGACATCGAGGCCAGCGCGGCCGCGCTCGACCTTGCCGAGACCGAACGCTCCGCGAGGCGGGGCCGCCCTGGTGAAGCCGATGTGAGAATCGAGCCGGCAGTGGGTGGGGGCGAGTGGCAACTACTTGACCTGATCCGTACCCATGCGGCCGCAGTGCTTGGTCATGCCGGGCCGCAGGATGTCGACGCTGACCGGAGCTTCAAGGAGCAGGGCTTCGACTCATACTCCACCATCAAAATGTGTGACCGACTCACCGCGGTGACAGGGCTGCGGCTGCCGACCACCCTGCTATTTAACTACCCCACGCCCGTGGCACTGCTGGGATACCTGCAGCAGCGGTTGGACGGGGTGTCTGAGCCGGCAACTGGACCGGTCGCCGCAGTCACTGTGCTCGACGAGCCGGTGGCGATTGTGGGGATGGGGTGTCGGTATCCGGGTGGGGTTGACGACCCGGAGGCGTTTTGGCAGTTGCTGCTCGAGGGTGTTGACGCGGTGGGTGAGTTCCCCGCGGATCGGGGTTGGGATCTGAAGGCGCTGTACGACCCCGGTCGGCAGCGGTCGGGGACCCGGTACGGAACATTCCTTTCCGGGGCCGGGATGTTCGACGCGGGGTTCTTCGGGATCAGTCCGCGGGAGGCTGTGGCGATGGATCCGCAGCAGCGGCTGTTGTTGGAGGTTTCCTGGGAGGCGTTGGAGCGGGCCGGGATCGACCCGTCCGGGTTACGCGGGTCGGACACCGGCGTGTATGTGGGCCTCATGTACCACGACTACGCCATGCAGTTGGCGGCGAGCCCGGCCGAGACCGAGGGACACGTGCTGACCGGGACCAGCGGAAGTGTGGCGTCCGGGCGGGTGGCGTACACCTTGGGCCTGGAAGGTCCGGCGGTGTCGGTGGATACGGCGTGTTCGTCGTCGTTGGTGGCGGTGCATTTGGCGGCGCAGGCGTTGCGGTCGGGTGAGTGTTCGATGGCCCTGGCCGGCGGTGTGACGGTGATGGCCACTCCGGGAGCGTTCGTGGAGTTTTCCCGGCAGGGCGGGTTGGCCGCCGACGGGCGGTGTAAACCGTTCGCGGACGCGGCTGACGGCACGGGTTGGGGTGAGGGTGTCGGGATTTTGGTGTTGGAGCGGTTGTCGGATGCCCGCCGGCGGGGGCATCAGGTGTTGGCGGTGCTGCGAGGCAGCGCGGTCAATCAGGATGGTGCTTCCAACGGGTTGAGTGCCCCGAACGGGCCGTCGCAGCAGCGGGTGATCCGTCAGGCCCTGGCCAACGCGCGGCTGTCGCCGGGCGAGGTGGATGTGGTGGAGGCGCACGGCACGGGCACCACGTTGGGTGATCCGATCGAGGCGCAGGCGCTGATCGCCGCTTACGGCCAGGACCGGCCCGCGGACCAGCCGCTGCGGTTGGGGTCGGTGAAGTCGAACATCGGCCACACCCAGGCAGCCGCGGGCGTCGCCGGGATCATCAAAATGGTCCTCGCGATGCGGCACGGGCTGATGCCCAGAACGCTGCACGTGGATACCCCGTCATCACATGTGGACTGGTCGGCCGGATCGGTGCGACTACTCACCGAGGCCACACCATGGCCGGACAACGGCCGGCCACGACGGGCCGGGGTGTCCTCGTTCGGGATCAGCGGCACCAACGCCCACGTCATCCTGGAAGAGGCCGAACCCGCACCGGACACGGCGTTGGGTCATGAACCGGCCCCGCTGCCCGACGCGGTGGTGCCGTGGTTGCTGTCGGCTAAGACTGAGGTGGCGTTGCGGGCGCAGGCGCAGCGGCTGGCCGGGTTCGTGGCCGACCGGCCCGAGGTCGGGCCGGTTACGGTGGGGCGGGCGTTGGCGGCCCGGTCGGTGTTTGCGCATCGGGCGGTGGTGCTCGGCCAGCATCGGTCGGTGTTGATGGACGGGCTGCAGGCGCTGGCCGCGGGTGATCAGGCACCGGGGGTGGTTGACCGGGATCGCCGGGTCCGGTCGGCTGGCGGCGGTGTTTTCCGGGCAGGGTAGCCAGCGCCTCGGGATGGGCCAGGGCCTGTATGAGGCGTATCCGGTATTCGCTGAGGCGTTCGATCAGGTCTGCGCACACTTCGACCAACATCTCGAGCGGCCGTTGCGGGAGGTGGTCGCGGGCGAGCCGCGGTTGCTGGACCAGACGATGTACACCCAGGCAGGGCTGTTCGCGGTGCAGGTGGCGTTGTACCGGTTGGTCGGCTCGTGGGGGGTGGTTCCGCAGTATCTGGCCGGACACTCGATCGGTGAGTTGAGCGCGGCGTATGTGGCCGGGGTGTGGGATCTGGCCGATGCGGTGGCGGTGGTAGCCGCGCGGGGCAGGTTGATGCAGGCGCTACCTGCGGGTGGAGCCATGGTGGCGTTGACCGCCAGTGACGCTCAGGCCCACGAGTTGATCGCCGGGCACACCGACCTGGTAGGCGTGGCGGCGGTCAACGGCCCCCACTCGACGGTGATCTCCGGCGACCAGGACGTGGTGCTGGATCTGGCGCAGCAGTGGCGAGACGGGGGTGGCAAGGCGCGGCGGCTGCGGGTCAGTCACGCGTTCCATTCGCCGTTGATGGAGCCGATGCTGGCCGAGTTCGCACACGTGTTGGCTGAGGTGGCCTTGGCGAGAACCGACCATCCCGGTGGTCTCCGGCACCCCCGGCGCAGAAGTCACCGAACCGGGATACTGGCTGGCACACGCCCGCCAGGCGGTGCGGTACCACGACGCGGTAAGCGCGCTGCGCGAGCAAGGCGTGGGTGTCTTCCTCGAACTGGGCCCGGACGGCACGTTGACCTCGATGGCCGACTCCGAAACCCCCGAAACAGGCGTATGGCTACCAGCATTGCGTGCCGAACGGGACGAGCCGCAGACGTTACTGACCGCCCTCGCCGGTGTCCACGTACACGGCGGGCCGGTGAACTGGCCGACACTGCTCGACACGAGTGCCGGTCCGGCCGAGGCCACAGGCGTGGGCAGGGCGGTGGACGGGACCATCCCGCTGCGGGCTCTGGAACTGCCTACCTACCCGTTCCAGCATCAGCGGTACTGGCCGCAGACGGTGCGGGGTTTGCCGGTGCAGGGTGTGGACGGTGGGTTTGATGCGGAGTTTTGGCAGGTGGTGCAGCGCGGCGACGCAGCGGCTTTGGCTACTACCTTGGGGGTGGATGAGCAGGGTCTGGCCATGGTTCTGCCTGCGTTGTCGGCGTGGCAGCGGGCCCGTCAGGACCGGCGGTCCATTGACACGTGGCGGTACCGGGTCGTCTGGGAGCCATTGACCGGTGGCCCTGAGGCGGTGTTGAACGGCAGGTGGCTTCTGCTGTATGGCGCGGATCTGGCGGCCGATCCCGCCGAGTCGGGGTGGATCGGGCTGGTCGAGCAGATCCTGGTCGGACATGGCGCGCGGGTGTTGCCGGTAGCTGTTGACGGCACCCGGGTGGGGGTTGCTGCGGCGCTGCGGGCAGTGATGGCCGGGCTGGACGTGGCCGGGTTGGGCGGGGTGGTGTTCCTGCCGGGCCGGGCGCCGGTGCATGAGCTACTGGCGCTGCTGCAGGGTCTGAACGACACCGACACGGGTAGCGACGCGGGCCTGTCGGGGCGGGTGTGGGTGCTCACCCGCGGCGCGGTCGGTACCGGCCGGTTCGACGCTCCCGCTGACCCGGTCCAGGCTCAGGCGTGGGGTTTGGGTCTGGTCGCGGCGTTGGAGTATCCCCGCCGCTGGGGTGGTCTGGTTGATCTGCCCACGGTCTGGCCTGACACGTCGCGGGACGCGGCTGCGACAGCGCGTCGTTGTGCCGCGGTACTGGCCGGGTGGGACGGACAGGACCAGGTCGCGGTGCGCGCGAGTGGCGTGTACGGGCGCAGGTTGGTGCATGCCAGGCCGGATGAGTCGCCGCGGGTGTGGAAGCCACGGGGAACGGTGCTGGTCACCGGTGGTACCGGTGGTCTGGGCGGACACGTGGCTCGCTGGGTGGCCAGGCATGGTGCAGAGCATGTGGTGTTGATCTCCCGCCGGGGCATGGACGGGCCGGGCGTGGTCGAGTTGATCGGTGAGC
The nucleotide sequence above comes from Micromonospora sp. M71_S20. Encoded proteins:
- a CDS encoding type I polyketide synthase, giving the protein MSETFRGQDSAIAVIGVSCRLPRAAGPAAFWTLLRDGLDAISSTPADRWGVTPSDPGNPSLGTGYGGYLDGVDQFDAGFFGISPREAAAVDPQQRLTLELSWEALEDAGVVPERIRGTRVGVFIGANKDDYATLLRRYGLEAITEHSNTGLQRGMIANRVSYTLGLTGPSITVDTAQSSSLVAIHLACDSLRRGECSSAIVGGVILNLSSEAAVELSRFGALSPDGRCFTFDARANGFVRGEGGAVVVLKPLRQALADGDHVYCIIRGSAVNHDGISEGLTVPSASAQEEVIRFAHERAGVQAADIQYVELHGTGTKVGDPIEAAALGAAVGRPRRAYGPLRVGSVKTNIGHLECAAGIAGLLKVILAIYHRQIPASLNFRQASPWVRLEEQNLQVQTQTAGWPDPSRPLVAGVSSFGMGGTNCHVVVSEVADVEVVESVRLGGPMGSAPLALSLSARTARALGEQAMRLRAFATEQPEISARDVAWTLATARSVFAHRAVVVAEDLDGFLAGLQDLAGLQDPAGLQDLDASPVVVRGVAAGAGSATGPVFVFPGQGAQWVGMGVALWDAEPVFAQAMTRCAQALAPFVDWSLREALADTALLDRVDVLQPVSWAVMVSLAELWRSVGVTPAAVVGHSQGEIAAACVAGGLSLADGARVVALRSRAIVALSGSGGMVSVPAPLHEVQRLITGWGEDLSVAAVNGPAQVVISGTTSACEEFVQAYTQRGVRRIAVDYASHSPQVQAIQDRLRTDLADLQPHSGQVPFYSTLQAAQVDTASLDGDYWYRNLRHTVRFAEVIQTLTEAGHQTFVEISPHPVLTMAVEQAGEHLVVTGTLRRDDGGRDRWLRSMATLHVAGINIDWTPDLRR
- a CDS encoding beta-ketoacyl synthase N-terminal-like domain-containing protein, whose product is MPLPTYPFQRQRHWLPDTLAELPGRSIAPIDQSQDAVERHDIEASAAALDLAETERSARRGRPGEADVRIEPAVGGGEWQLLDLIRTHAAAVLGHAGPQDVDADRSFKEQGFDSYSTIKMCDRLTAVTGLRLPTTLLFNYPTPVALLGYLQQRLDGVSEPATGPVAAVTVLDEPVAIVGMGCRYPGGVDDPEAFWQLLLEGVDAVGEFPADRGWDLKALYDPGRQRSGTRYGTFLSGAGMFDAGFFGISPREAVAMDPQQRLLLEVSWEALERAGIDPSGLRGSDTGVYVGLMYHDYAMQLAASPAETEGHVLTGTSGSVASGRVAYTLGLEGPAVSVDTACSSSLVAVHLAAQALRSGECSMALAGGVTVMATPGAFVEFSRQGGLAADGRCKPFADAADGTGWGEGVGILVLERLSDARRRGHQVLAVLRGSAVNQDGASNGLSAPNGPSQQRVIRQALANARLSPGEVDVVEAHGTGTTLGDPIEAQALIAAYGQDRPADQPLRLGSVKSNIGHTQAAAGVAGIIKMVLAMRHGLMPRTLHVDTPSSHVDWSAGSVRLLTEATPWPDNGRPRRAGVSSFGISGTNAHVILEEAEPAPDTALGHEPAPLPDAVVPWLLSAKTEVALRAQAQRLAGFVADRPEVGPVTVGRALAARSVFAHRAVVLGQHRSVLMDGLQALAAGDQAPGVVDRDRRVRSAGGGVFRAG